The Gordonia sp. KTR9 genome contains a region encoding:
- a CDS encoding HelD family protein — protein MTALSPDTDPRVDEEQRHLDRVYGRLDRMRRTTQRRLSSTLSERGGTPQALSERESYERMYNEDLAKFDAAEHNLYFGRLDLEDGEVRRIGRIGVLDDGFADDGELDATATDATLLLDWRAPLARPFYLATPAAPEDVARRRHIRTRSRKVRGVSDESLTAGDALLDDFGHGDVVNESALVAALNAARTGEMTDIVETIQREQDLIIRSTHRGVTVIQGGPGTGKTAVALHRAAYLLYTHRENLSRSGILIIGPNDDFLNYIGQVLPSLGESGVLLSTIGDLFPGVRAGTEDPRPTAAVKGGLRMVDVLKRAVRAQQSLPSRPEAVDFDSYRVEIDSELIKTARAKARATRRAHNLSQNAFLKAGLAELAARHAATIGSSLLDGSQLLSPADIADIRDDMSRDPDIRAALLRYWPTLTPQALLRDLLADERAIRKATPGWTDADRAALQRSSRPATTTGEDFSPADVPLLDELAELIGYGTEDAERAERARWRRQLADAQDALDILTGSAPQDLEDELDPEILMAYDLIDAEQLASRQTETRRATTAERAYGDRTWTFGHVIVDEAQELSAMAWRMVMRRIPNRWMTIIGDTAQTSDEAGTRSWGEVLEPYVASRWQFKELSVNYRTPSEIMEYAARVLDEIGNGEKAPTSLRSNGIEPVALRANGGSPQDIVATVLRAVALAEPEGLTAVVVPDHLHDVIDAALSPDGFALTDREPPRVYTVRSCKGLEFDTTIVVEPAAIIDQSPRGLSDLYVALTRATQRLVVVHRDELPDVLGDLPNG, from the coding sequence GAGGATCTCGCCAAATTCGATGCCGCCGAACACAATCTGTACTTCGGACGACTCGATCTCGAAGATGGCGAAGTCCGGCGCATCGGACGCATCGGTGTCCTCGACGACGGTTTCGCCGACGACGGCGAGCTCGACGCCACCGCAACCGACGCCACCCTCCTGCTCGACTGGCGCGCTCCCCTGGCCCGTCCGTTCTATCTGGCGACCCCAGCGGCGCCCGAGGACGTCGCGCGCCGTCGGCACATCCGCACCCGCAGCCGCAAGGTCCGCGGCGTCAGCGACGAGTCCCTGACCGCCGGCGATGCCCTACTCGACGACTTCGGGCACGGCGACGTCGTCAACGAGTCGGCACTGGTGGCAGCACTCAATGCGGCGCGCACCGGTGAGATGACCGACATCGTCGAGACCATCCAGCGCGAGCAGGACCTGATCATCCGCTCAACCCACCGGGGAGTCACCGTCATCCAGGGCGGCCCCGGCACCGGCAAGACCGCGGTCGCACTCCACCGGGCCGCCTATCTGCTCTACACCCATCGCGAGAACCTCTCGCGCAGTGGCATTCTCATCATCGGACCCAATGACGACTTCCTGAACTACATCGGCCAGGTGCTCCCCTCACTGGGCGAGTCCGGCGTACTCCTGTCGACCATCGGGGATCTGTTCCCCGGCGTGCGGGCGGGCACCGAGGACCCGCGGCCGACCGCGGCGGTCAAGGGTGGACTGCGGATGGTCGACGTACTCAAGCGAGCGGTCCGCGCACAGCAGTCGCTGCCGTCGCGGCCCGAGGCGGTGGATTTCGACAGCTACCGGGTCGAGATCGACTCCGAGCTGATCAAGACCGCACGTGCCAAGGCCCGCGCCACGCGTCGCGCCCACAACCTGTCGCAGAACGCCTTCCTCAAGGCGGGACTCGCCGAGCTCGCCGCGCGGCATGCGGCGACGATCGGATCGAGCCTGCTCGACGGCTCGCAATTGCTCAGTCCCGCCGACATCGCCGACATCCGCGACGACATGAGCCGCGATCCCGACATCCGTGCCGCGCTGTTGCGATACTGGCCGACTCTCACGCCGCAGGCACTGTTGCGCGACCTCCTCGCCGACGAGCGGGCGATACGCAAGGCCACCCCGGGATGGACGGACGCCGATCGTGCTGCGCTGCAGCGGTCGTCGCGGCCGGCCACGACGACGGGCGAGGATTTCTCACCGGCCGACGTCCCGCTGCTGGACGAGCTCGCCGAGCTGATCGGTTATGGCACCGAGGACGCCGAGCGGGCCGAACGCGCACGCTGGCGCCGCCAGCTCGCCGACGCACAAGACGCCCTGGACATCCTGACCGGCTCGGCGCCTCAGGACCTCGAGGACGAACTCGACCCCGAGATCCTGATGGCCTACGACCTGATCGATGCCGAGCAACTCGCCTCCCGCCAGACCGAGACCCGGCGCGCCACCACAGCCGAGCGCGCCTACGGCGACCGGACCTGGACGTTCGGCCACGTCATCGTCGACGAGGCCCAGGAGCTCTCGGCGATGGCCTGGCGCATGGTGATGCGGCGCATCCCGAATCGGTGGATGACGATCATCGGCGACACCGCCCAGACGTCCGACGAGGCGGGCACCCGCTCGTGGGGCGAGGTCCTCGAGCCGTACGTCGCGAGCCGCTGGCAGTTCAAGGAACTATCGGTCAACTACCGGACGCCCAGCGAGATCATGGAGTACGCGGCCCGTGTGCTCGACGAGATCGGCAACGGCGAGAAGGCGCCGACCTCTCTGCGCAGCAACGGGATCGAACCGGTGGCACTGCGCGCGAACGGTGGGTCGCCGCAGGACATCGTCGCCACCGTCCTCCGAGCCGTCGCGCTCGCCGAACCCGAGGGCCTCACCGCCGTCGTGGTCCCCGATCACCTGCACGACGTGATCGATGCGGCGCTGTCGCCGGACGGCTTCGCCCTCACCGACCGCGAGCCGCCCCGGGTGTACACGGTACGAAGCTGCAAGGGCCTGGAGTTCGACACGACGATCGTCGTCGAGCCCGCTGCGATCATCGACCAGTCGCCGCGCGGACTCAGCGACCTGTACGTCGCCCTCACCCGGGCGACCCAGCGACTCGTCGTCGTCCATCGCGACGAGCTCCCCGACGTACTCGGAGACCTCCCGAACGGCTGA